One genomic window of Leptospira paudalimensis includes the following:
- a CDS encoding GNAT family N-acetyltransferase, whose protein sequence is MSHIKVHLATTEEDRNKIYHLRYDIYVQEMNRVQEYADHTTKMIKEPFDETGHLFLAETEEGEIIGTVRINFRRDGILECEDLYEMDLFRPFYPDQVSMSTKLMVKREYRHTAAASMLCMKIYEHARENGIVIDFIDTNPHLVRLYNQVGYRMYKKNIHHPEYGIVIPMVFLLDDNEYLKQIHSPFLRLAKRFPAGTELAHLFETKFPEYKDIRPLFSMEGDEVWQNIVHDMMLPPSQFLSFLRGFTEEESKKLLSMLDLIDYEDGDVVFHQNQESQGLFCVLDGSVEVVVNREDGVRSTISILNQGEIFGELGFVAKSNRNADIIVRDHAKLLILTPNEFQKLEIQSPTLAVKLLTNLFVILAQRFNEMSRRMLEFRRLYEMGGSSR, encoded by the coding sequence ACGACATATATGTTCAAGAAATGAACAGGGTCCAGGAATATGCGGACCATACCACCAAAATGATCAAAGAACCGTTTGATGAAACGGGCCACCTTTTCCTCGCTGAAACGGAAGAGGGTGAGATCATCGGCACCGTTCGTATCAACTTCCGCAGGGATGGAATTTTGGAATGCGAAGACTTATATGAAATGGATCTTTTCCGCCCCTTTTACCCTGACCAAGTTTCCATGTCGACCAAACTTATGGTGAAACGTGAATACCGTCATACGGCAGCTGCGAGTATGCTTTGTATGAAGATTTATGAACATGCTAGGGAAAATGGAATCGTCATCGATTTTATTGATACCAATCCACATTTGGTGCGATTGTACAACCAAGTTGGATATCGGATGTACAAAAAAAACATCCACCACCCTGAATATGGCATTGTGATTCCCATGGTATTCTTGTTAGACGACAATGAATACTTAAAACAAATTCATTCACCATTCCTTCGTTTGGCGAAAAGGTTTCCTGCCGGAACAGAACTTGCTCATTTGTTTGAAACCAAATTCCCTGAATATAAAGATATTCGACCTCTCTTCTCAATGGAAGGAGATGAAGTTTGGCAAAATATTGTTCATGATATGATGCTTCCCCCAAGCCAGTTTCTCTCGTTTTTACGAGGGTTTACGGAGGAAGAGTCTAAAAAACTTCTCTCCATGCTTGATTTAATTGATTATGAAGATGGTGATGTCGTGTTCCACCAAAACCAAGAAAGCCAAGGTTTGTTTTGTGTATTGGATGGAAGTGTAGAAGTTGTGGTGAATAGAGAAGATGGAGTTAGATCTACCATTTCCATCTTAAACCAAGGGGAGATCTTTGGAGAACTTGGTTTTGTAGCGAAGTCCAACCGAAACGCAGATATCATTGTAAGAGATCATGCGAAACTTCTCATCCTTACACCCAATGAATTTCAAAAATTGGAAATCCAAAGTCCCACATTAGCGGTAAAATTACTTACCAATTTGTTTGTGATTTTAGCGCAGAGGTTCAACGAAATGTCCCGCCGCATGCTCGAATTTAGAAGGTTGTACGAGATGG